In one window of Deinococcus radiotolerans DNA:
- a CDS encoding response regulator, producing the protein MITHVLLVEDHAFTRDGLRAAINLELDLRVTAEARSGEEALDVLARTQTGPQPVHVAVLDIGLPGMDGIQTAAEIGRRYPQVRMVMLTAHDLRDEVLAALASGAHAYCLKSADPDLLLLGIRAAASGSAYLDPQIAHHVLGSIRTPHATSPLTPRETEVLRLIADGQGNRDIAASLGISVSTVKLHVQEILVKLHAADRTQAAVQALRQGLL; encoded by the coding sequence GTGATCACCCACGTCCTGCTCGTCGAGGATCACGCCTTCACCCGCGACGGCCTGCGCGCCGCCATCAACCTCGAACTCGACCTGCGCGTCACCGCCGAGGCCCGCAGCGGCGAGGAGGCCCTGGACGTCCTGGCCCGCACCCAGACCGGGCCGCAACCCGTCCACGTCGCCGTGCTCGATATTGGCCTGCCCGGCATGGACGGCATCCAGACCGCCGCCGAGATCGGCCGCCGCTACCCGCAGGTCCGCATGGTGATGCTCACCGCGCACGACCTGCGCGACGAGGTGCTGGCCGCGCTGGCGTCCGGTGCGCACGCCTACTGTCTCAAGAGCGCCGACCCGGACCTGCTGCTGCTCGGCATCCGCGCCGCGGCATCCGGCAGCGCGTACCTCGATCCGCAGATCGCGCACCACGTGCTGGGCAGCATCCGTACGCCCCACGCGACCTCACCCCTCACCCCACGCGAGACCGAGGTGTTGCGCCTCATCGCCGACGGGCAGGGCAACCGCGACATTGCCGCCAGCCTGGGCATCAGCGTCAGCACCGTGAAACTCCACGTGCAGGAGATCCTCGTGAAACTCCACGCCGCCGACCGCACCCAGGCCGCCGTGCAGGCGCTCCGGCAGGGCCTGCTGTAG
- a CDS encoding EamA family transporter produces the protein MPQWIFWAVLSMFFAGFTSVIAKQGLAGISGELGLTIRTVFVFVFVLLFAALFVPWRDVAGVRAVNLWWLGASGVTTALSWIFYYKALKVGDVATVALIDKGSVVVAMILAAWLLREHITPRMLVGAGLIVSGLLVIARR, from the coding sequence ATGCCTCAGTGGATCTTCTGGGCGGTGCTGTCCATGTTCTTCGCGGGGTTCACGTCCGTGATCGCGAAGCAGGGTCTGGCCGGCATCAGCGGCGAGCTGGGCCTGACGATCCGGACGGTGTTCGTCTTCGTGTTCGTGCTGCTGTTCGCGGCGCTGTTCGTGCCCTGGCGGGACGTGGCAGGCGTGCGGGCCGTGAACCTGTGGTGGCTGGGCGCGTCCGGCGTGACGACGGCGCTGTCATGGATCTTCTATTACAAGGCGCTGAAGGTGGGGGACGTGGCGACGGTCGCGCTGATCGACAAGGGCAGCGTGGTCGTGGCGATGATCCTGGCGGCGTGGTTGCTGCGGGAGCACATCACGCCGCGCATGCTGGTGGGCGCGGGGCTGATCGTGTCGGGCCTGCTGGTGATCGCGCGGCGCTAG
- the kdpF gene encoding K(+)-transporting ATPase subunit F: MNALLLILVLALGAYLLYALVKAERF, encoded by the coding sequence ATGAACGCACTGCTTCTCATTCTGGTGCTGGCGCTGGGCGCGTATCTGCTGTACGCCCTGGTGAAGGCGGAACGGTTCTGA
- a CDS encoding sensor histidine kinase: MTTPATPDPATPTTPERSERRLLAASAGLITAIVLTDILTPASLVIGTLVSAPLALAALGATRRATVNLTALAVTGNVLAGLVNATRDGATPTDLGNRAVSILAALLVGVLSLRAREAATRAARLHEEERRLQRERALRALIEAVSGPLTQAQFVTRAAHALQALTGAAAVEIGSVDRAVLREPHAYTGPGEGSLGRRLPLDLLARPATRDPGQERPDQVWAVGGGDTFVARLTRPSDPELLILLTRPAAPPDQLSEAVQTLQPLLDRTALLDDLHARQAQLQERGELLQDLIYSFSHDLRTPLMANAVNMRSALKGAYGPLPDDYAATLRNGLDANAALLTLADQLLLVAKYESGEEDSELQSVPLRDLVLNVTEQLQSTAAARGVTIEPTLDGARVPGRKHDLRRAVQNLLDNAVRYAPPGSAVHVTLARADGEAILSILDSGPGVSAPRVPTLFQRFRSGGAGGGTGLGLYLTRRIAERHGGTVTYARTARTQSVFTLTLPLEDA, encoded by the coding sequence ATGACCACCCCAGCCACCCCTGACCCGGCCACCCCCACCACCCCGGAACGCAGCGAACGCCGCCTGCTGGCCGCCAGCGCGGGCCTGATCACCGCCATCGTCCTGACGGACATCCTCACCCCGGCGTCCCTGGTCATCGGCACCCTGGTCAGCGCCCCGCTGGCCCTGGCCGCGCTGGGCGCCACGCGGCGCGCCACCGTGAACCTCACCGCGCTGGCCGTCACCGGGAATGTCCTGGCGGGCCTCGTGAACGCCACGCGGGACGGCGCGACCCCCACCGACCTCGGCAACCGCGCCGTGAGCATCCTCGCCGCGCTGCTCGTGGGCGTCCTGAGCCTGCGCGCGCGTGAGGCCGCCACCCGCGCCGCCCGCCTGCACGAGGAGGAACGCCGCCTCCAGCGCGAACGCGCCCTGCGCGCCCTGATCGAGGCGGTCAGCGGTCCCCTCACCCAGGCGCAGTTCGTGACGCGCGCCGCTCACGCCCTCCAGGCCCTGACCGGCGCGGCCGCCGTCGAGATCGGCAGCGTTGACCGCGCCGTGCTGCGCGAACCCCACGCCTACACCGGCCCTGGCGAGGGCAGCCTGGGCCGCCGCCTGCCCCTGGACCTGCTGGCCCGCCCCGCCACCCGCGACCCAGGGCAGGAGAGACCTGATCAGGTGTGGGCGGTCGGCGGCGGCGACACCTTTGTGGCCCGCCTCACCCGCCCCAGCGACCCGGAACTCCTGATCCTCCTCACCCGCCCCGCCGCCCCCCCCGACCAGCTCTCGGAAGCCGTGCAGACCCTCCAGCCACTGCTGGACCGCACCGCGCTGCTCGACGACCTGCACGCCCGGCAGGCCCAGCTCCAGGAACGCGGGGAGCTCCTCCAGGACCTCATCTACTCCTTCAGTCACGACCTGCGCACCCCGCTCATGGCGAACGCCGTGAACATGCGCTCGGCCCTGAAAGGCGCCTACGGTCCCCTCCCGGACGACTACGCCGCCACGCTCCGCAACGGCCTGGACGCCAACGCCGCCCTGCTCACCCTGGCCGATCAGCTGCTCCTGGTCGCCAAGTACGAGAGCGGCGAGGAGGACAGCGAACTCCAGAGCGTGCCGCTGCGGGACCTCGTCCTGAACGTCACCGAGCAGCTCCAGTCCACTGCCGCCGCGCGCGGCGTGACCATCGAACCCACCCTGGACGGCGCGCGCGTCCCCGGACGCAAACACGACCTGCGCCGCGCCGTGCAGAACCTCCTCGACAACGCCGTCCGCTACGCCCCGCCCGGCAGCGCCGTGCACGTCACCCTGGCCCGGGCGGACGGCGAGGCGATCCTCAGCATCCTCGACAGCGGCCCCGGCGTCAGCGCGCCGCGCGTCCCCACCCTCTTCCAGCGCTTCCGCTCCGGCGGCGCCGGCGGCGGCACCGGCCTGGGCCTGTACCTCACCCGCCGCATCGCCGAACGCCACGGCGGGACCGTCACGTACGCCCGCACCGCCCGCACCCAGAGCGTCTTCACCCTCACCCTGCCCCTGGAGGACGCATGA